From Pseudoalteromonas viridis, the proteins below share one genomic window:
- a CDS encoding TetR/AcrR family transcriptional regulator has product MKKSEKTKQLILDESWQLFIEHGYKDTSTRQIATAAGVAVGTVFSHFPNKIDILKTAMHQRIDAVLEQASSADQHHSARLKLRHYADHLFSFYLQHREFSQALLSDLLWHQAYFSDQIEAFKQRLFAEQAYDDIKATVMMDCYFMTLIQGLSDPSSCKESMLRVLTNKLTLLY; this is encoded by the coding sequence ATGAAAAAGAGTGAAAAAACCAAGCAGCTGATCCTGGATGAGAGCTGGCAACTGTTTATCGAACACGGCTACAAAGATACCTCTACCCGGCAGATAGCAACAGCTGCGGGCGTTGCGGTGGGCACTGTCTTCAGTCACTTTCCCAATAAAATTGATATTCTCAAAACGGCAATGCATCAACGCATAGATGCGGTGCTTGAACAAGCAAGCAGTGCTGATCAGCACCACTCCGCGCGACTTAAGTTACGCCACTATGCAGACCACCTGTTTTCATTTTACTTGCAGCACAGAGAGTTTAGCCAGGCATTGCTGAGTGATTTACTGTGGCATCAGGCCTATTTTTCCGATCAGATTGAGGCGTTTAAACAACGTCTGTTCGCGGAGCAGGCGTATGACGACATTAAAGCGACAGTCATGATGGACTGTTACTTTATGACACTCATACAAGGTCTGTCGGACCCTTCTTCTTGTAAAGAAAGCATGTTGCGAGTTCTTACTAATAAGTTGACCTTGTTATATTAA